A single genomic interval of Lacrimispora sphenoides JCM 1415 harbors:
- a CDS encoding YibE/F family protein: MKNQKTFCMKLLASFLFCMVFIAILIWINQPLPGEVPTAASQIRFARAHVTEIIRDEAKAEDWTEGLRIGVQEVYVQIDSGEDRGKTLPAVNYMNAYNNVDLKVGTKIIARMDTDANGLSYIASIPNYNRGPALLGLTVIFVLFLAVFGGKKGIAAILGLAFAIVDIWFLLIPMIRHGINPIFSSVVIAAVTTAVSLVLLNGLSMKTLCATIGCVGGVAMAGAAAALTAVATPINGFNMSEAEELILRADGTSLKISGLLISAILIAALGAVMDVALTITSAVFEMHQLNPELNRQKLIQSGINIGRDAMGTMANTLILAFAGSALNMLILFRIFDYPYLQIINSDMMALEIIQGISGSIGIVMTVPLVAFLSAFICSRKNGVDKPVMALNEKNKKYRKK; encoded by the coding sequence ATGAAAAATCAGAAAACATTCTGCATGAAACTATTGGCCTCATTCCTCTTCTGCATGGTATTTATAGCAATTCTCATATGGATCAATCAACCACTGCCAGGGGAAGTACCAACGGCGGCAAGCCAGATAAGGTTTGCCAGGGCACATGTGACTGAAATCATCAGAGACGAGGCAAAGGCAGAAGACTGGACAGAAGGGCTGCGTATCGGAGTACAGGAAGTCTATGTGCAGATAGACAGCGGTGAGGACAGAGGTAAGACATTACCGGCAGTTAATTATATGAATGCATACAATAATGTGGACTTAAAAGTAGGTACGAAAATAATCGCCAGGATGGATACAGATGCCAATGGGCTTTCCTATATCGCATCCATCCCCAATTATAACAGGGGTCCGGCATTGCTTGGATTGACGGTGATATTCGTGCTGTTTTTAGCTGTTTTCGGGGGAAAGAAAGGAATAGCCGCTATACTGGGGCTTGCATTTGCTATTGTAGATATATGGTTTTTGCTTATACCCATGATAAGGCATGGCATTAATCCTATATTTTCATCTGTTGTCATAGCAGCTGTTACTACAGCTGTTTCATTGGTACTGTTAAATGGCTTATCCATGAAAACTTTATGTGCAACCATTGGGTGTGTGGGCGGCGTAGCGATGGCCGGGGCCGCAGCAGCTCTTACGGCAGTTGCTACGCCGATAAACGGTTTTAATATGTCGGAGGCGGAAGAATTAATTCTCCGTGCAGATGGGACAAGTCTGAAAATCAGCGGATTATTGATCAGTGCCATACTCATAGCTGCACTTGGCGCAGTTATGGATGTGGCTTTGACTATTACGTCTGCAGTATTTGAGATGCATCAGCTGAATCCAGAGCTGAACAGACAAAAGCTGATTCAGTCGGGTATTAATATAGGCAGGGATGCCATGGGGACTATGGCCAACACGCTGATATTAGCTTTTGCTGGATCGGCACTTAATATGTTGATACTGTTTCGAATCTTTGATTATCCATATTTGCAGATTATTAACAGTGACATGATGGCGTTGGAGATTATACAGGGTATCTCGGGTTCCATAGGTATTGTAATGACTGTGCCATTAGTAGCATTCCTAAGCGCGTTTATATGCAGCAGGAAGAATGGGGTGGACAAGCCGGTCATGGCGCTAAATGAAAAGAATAAAAAATATAGGAAAAAGTAG
- a CDS encoding AEC family transporter yields the protein MDYNRLLNLQGMLFLLVAAGVVLRKKGILPEGAKSILTDLVIYLILPCNIINSFFIEFNLDILKGFAVILTIAGLIQIGCLMFAKVFYNREPESRKKVLQYGTVCSNAGFMGNPIAEGVYGAEGLMYASIFLIPQRIVMWSAGVSYFTESPDRKTVVKKVLTHPCIIAVYIGLVLMITQLPLPPFLQNTIRSVGGCTTTVSMVLIGAILAEVEPGSILDWGIVRYAFIRLFLLPLLVYACCRAFHVKPLLTGVSVLLTGMPAGSTTAILASKYEGDYIFATKCVVVTTLLSLVTIPLWCMVL from the coding sequence ATGGATTATAATCGTCTTTTAAATCTCCAGGGGATGCTGTTTCTCCTGGTAGCAGCAGGTGTTGTGCTGAGAAAGAAAGGGATCCTGCCCGAGGGGGCAAAGTCCATTCTCACGGACCTCGTGATCTATCTGATCCTTCCCTGCAACATCATCAATTCATTTTTTATTGAGTTTAATCTGGATATCTTAAAGGGCTTTGCTGTAATCCTTACCATTGCCGGTCTGATCCAGATTGGGTGCCTTATGTTTGCAAAGGTATTCTATAACAGGGAACCGGAAAGCCGTAAAAAAGTGCTTCAGTATGGTACGGTCTGTTCCAATGCGGGCTTTATGGGAAATCCCATCGCAGAAGGCGTTTATGGGGCAGAAGGGCTCATGTATGCTTCCATATTTCTGATCCCTCAAAGGATCGTTATGTGGTCTGCCGGGGTTTCGTATTTTACGGAAAGCCCGGACCGGAAGACCGTTGTGAAAAAGGTTTTGACACATCCCTGTATCATAGCGGTCTATATTGGCCTGGTTCTCATGATCACCCAGCTGCCTCTGCCCCCATTCCTGCAAAACACCATCAGGAGCGTAGGCGGCTGTACCACCACCGTATCTATGGTCTTAATCGGCGCTATACTGGCGGAGGTAGAGCCGGGAAGCATATTAGACTGGGGGATTGTAAGGTATGCCTTCATCCGCCTGTTTTTGCTCCCTCTTCTGGTTTACGCATGCTGCCGGGCCTTCCATGTAAAACCCCTTTTGACCGGAGTATCCGTCCTTTTGACCGGAATGCCCGCCGGAAGCACTACTGCCATATTGGCGTCCAAATATGAGGGGGATTATATTTTTGCCACAAAATGCGTGGTTGTGACTACCCTGCTATCCCTGGTGACCATTCCTCTGTGGTGTATGGTCCTTTAA
- a CDS encoding NAD(P)-dependent oxidoreductase, with protein sequence MAVHVIDEANRCLNCKKPLCMQGCPIHTPIPQMIEAFKDGGLNKAGEKVFENNPMSLVCSLVCNHEKQCEGHCILGRKGQPVHISSIENYISDTIFDKLKVECKPKNGKKVAVIGAGPAGITIAFLLTKEGYSVTIFDAKDKVGGVLQYGIPDFRLPKTILERYKKKLLEIGVKIRPNTAIGTALEIKDLIRDGYQSIFIGTGVWRPKTLGVKGESLGNVHYAIDYLANPDAYDLGETVAIIGMGNSAMDVARTVIRHGARKVTLYARGLSSNASDHETAYAKLDGAAFQFGKQIVEITDEGPVFENVRYDMEGNQIGIDEEREQVLADSTIISISQGPKSKLVNTTKGLLASQNGLLMTDEKGQTTIPGIFASGDVVLGARTVVEAVAYSKVVALAMDEYMKSKEES encoded by the coding sequence ATGGCAGTTCATGTAATTGATGAAGCAAACAGATGTTTAAACTGTAAGAAACCCCTGTGCATGCAGGGTTGTCCCATCCATACCCCCATACCCCAGATGATCGAAGCATTTAAGGATGGAGGTCTAAACAAAGCAGGAGAAAAGGTGTTTGAAAACAATCCCATGTCCCTGGTTTGTTCTCTTGTGTGCAATCATGAAAAACAGTGCGAGGGCCACTGCATTCTGGGAAGAAAGGGACAGCCGGTGCATATCAGCAGCATAGAAAATTACATTTCTGATACCATCTTTGACAAGTTGAAGGTGGAGTGCAAGCCGAAAAACGGGAAAAAGGTGGCGGTGATCGGTGCAGGTCCGGCAGGGATCACCATTGCTTTTCTTCTGACCAAGGAAGGCTACAGCGTGACGATCTTTGATGCCAAGGATAAGGTGGGAGGGGTTCTCCAGTATGGGATACCGGACTTCCGCCTTCCAAAGACCATTTTAGAGCGCTACAAAAAGAAGCTTCTGGAAATCGGAGTGAAGATCCGCCCGAATACTGCCATCGGAACCGCCCTTGAAATCAAGGATCTAATCCGTGACGGCTATCAGAGCATCTTTATCGGAACCGGAGTCTGGAGGCCGAAAACTCTGGGAGTGAAAGGGGAATCCCTGGGAAATGTCCATTATGCCATCGATTATCTGGCAAACCCCGATGCCTATGACCTGGGAGAGACGGTTGCCATCATTGGCATGGGAAACTCAGCCATGGATGTGGCAAGGACCGTGATCCGTCATGGAGCCAGGAAGGTGACTCTTTATGCCAGAGGCTTATCCAGCAATGCCAGCGATCACGAAACAGCCTATGCAAAGCTTGACGGAGCGGCTTTTCAGTTTGGGAAACAGATCGTTGAGATTACGGATGAAGGTCCGGTATTTGAGAATGTCCGTTATGATATGGAAGGAAACCAGATTGGCATCGATGAGGAACGGGAACAGGTTTTGGCGGATTCTACCATCATCTCCATCAGCCAGGGGCCGAAAAGCAAGCTGGTGAATACCACCAAGGGCTTACTGGCCAGCCAGAACGGATTATTAATGACAGATGAAAAAGGCCAGACAACCATTCCGGGCATATTCGCTTCCGGAGATGTGGTGCTGGGAGCAAGGACCGTGGTGGAAGCAGTTGCCTACTCAAAGGTCGTTGCTTTGGCCATGGATGAATATATGAAATCCAAAGAAGAGAGCTAA
- a CDS encoding adenine phosphoribosyltransferase, protein MKRLEDYVTSIPDFPEEGIIFRDVTTILEDPDGLSLAVDGIREMLKGVEYDSVVGPESRGFIFGVPVAYAEHKSFIPVRKKGKLPREVLSADYELEYGTATIEIHKDSIKPGQKVVIIDDLIATGGTIGAIIKLIEELGGEVVKICFIMELAGLNGREKLAGYDVEAMITYEGK, encoded by the coding sequence ATGAAAAGATTAGAAGATTATGTCACAAGCATTCCGGATTTTCCAGAGGAAGGAATCATATTCCGGGATGTGACGACCATTCTGGAAGATCCAGACGGGCTTTCTCTGGCAGTGGATGGCATACGGGAGATGTTAAAAGGGGTGGAATATGATTCAGTAGTGGGACCGGAGTCAAGGGGCTTCATCTTTGGCGTTCCGGTAGCCTATGCAGAGCATAAGAGCTTTATTCCGGTGAGAAAGAAGGGAAAGCTTCCAAGGGAGGTCCTGTCTGCTGATTACGAGCTGGAATATGGCACGGCGACCATTGAGATCCATAAGGATTCCATTAAACCGGGGCAAAAGGTGGTCATCATAGATGATCTGATCGCTACAGGCGGTACCATTGGAGCCATCATAAAGCTGATTGAAGAGCTTGGGGGCGAAGTGGTGAAAATCTGCTTTATCATGGAACTTGCAGGATTAAATGGCAGAGAAAAGCTTGCAGGTTATGATGTGGAAGCCATGATTACTTACGAGGGAAAATAA
- the xerA gene encoding site-specific tyrosine recombinase/integron integrase translates to MVAEINHFIIYLREIKKTSKNTEVSYQRDLMQLASFLERQGIRSVDKVTKTSLTSYILHLEKEGKATTTISRCMASMKAFFHFECKEGRIRKDPAELLKAPKVEKKAPTILTVDEVNSLLSQPGGESPKELRDRAMLELLYATGIRVSELIHLKKADINLSIGYITCRDEHKERMVPFGKVAKLALSAYMERGRGYLLRDQESEWLFTNCNGKSMSRQGFWKIIKFYGDKAGIKADITPHTLRHSFAAHLLRNGADIHAVQAMLGHSDMATTQMYMNYTQGEDLRRAYTGAHPRG, encoded by the coding sequence ATGGTAGCAGAGATTAATCATTTTATCATTTATTTGAGAGAGATAAAAAAAACATCAAAAAATACAGAGGTATCTTATCAGAGGGATTTGATGCAGCTGGCCTCTTTTTTAGAGCGGCAGGGAATCAGGTCAGTGGACAAGGTGACAAAGACCAGTCTTACTTCCTATATTCTGCACCTGGAGAAAGAGGGAAAGGCTACCACTACCATTTCACGCTGTATGGCCTCCATGAAGGCGTTTTTTCATTTTGAATGCAAGGAAGGGAGAATCCGAAAGGATCCGGCAGAGCTGTTAAAAGCGCCCAAGGTGGAAAAAAAGGCGCCTACCATATTGACGGTAGATGAGGTGAACAGCCTGTTAAGCCAGCCAGGCGGCGAATCTCCCAAAGAGCTTCGGGACCGGGCCATGCTGGAACTGCTTTATGCAACCGGAATCCGGGTATCGGAGCTGATTCATCTAAAAAAGGCCGACATAAACTTATCCATTGGTTATATAACCTGCCGGGATGAACATAAGGAGCGCATGGTTCCTTTTGGAAAAGTGGCCAAGCTGGCCCTTTCTGCCTATATGGAGCGTGGCAGGGGATATTTATTGAGGGATCAGGAATCCGAGTGGCTTTTTACCAACTGCAACGGGAAATCCATGAGCCGTCAGGGATTTTGGAAGATTATAAAATTCTATGGGGATAAGGCAGGGATCAAGGCGGACATTACGCCTCACACTCTGCGCCACTCGTTTGCGGCGCATTTGCTCCGCAATGGAGCGGATATTCATGCGGTACAAGCTATGCTTGGCCATTCCGATATGGCTACGACCCAGATGTATATGAACTATACTCAGGGAGAAGATCTGCGCCGTGCCTATACGGGTGCCCATCCAAGAGGATAG
- a CDS encoding stage II sporulation protein M, whose translation MASLFRTLRYQLRRRPGPGGMHVSLERNLRAEDRYLLCFFTGLIAGTVMANFCYPSLMEKAVYYMSLLNRNVNLDKGERIQLFYQVLRQRGIEVWIAWLIGLTAYAVPMYCLLTAGIGFSMGFVLSIITVQKGLMGLPVFLMSVMPQGVCYLLLWSILLLWGLQNGRRFRIPAFLLLFFLAALGSACEAWINPFFLKMVL comes from the coding sequence ATGGCCAGTTTATTTCGTACGCTTAGATACCAATTGAGAAGAAGACCGGGACCAGGGGGAATGCACGTTTCACTGGAACGAAATCTAAGGGCAGAGGACCGCTATCTCCTTTGCTTTTTTACCGGGCTTATTGCCGGAACGGTTATGGCAAATTTCTGTTACCCGTCATTAATGGAGAAAGCAGTATATTATATGAGCCTTTTGAACAGAAATGTAAATCTGGACAAAGGGGAGCGGATCCAGCTTTTTTATCAGGTGTTAAGGCAGCGGGGGATTGAGGTATGGATAGCCTGGCTTATCGGCCTGACTGCTTATGCAGTTCCAATGTATTGTCTGCTGACAGCAGGAATCGGTTTTTCCATGGGATTTGTCCTCTCCATCATAACCGTTCAGAAGGGGCTTATGGGGCTACCTGTGTTCCTTATGTCAGTCATGCCTCAGGGGGTTTGTTACCTTCTCCTTTGGAGCATCCTTCTTTTGTGGGGCTTGCAAAATGGACGGCGGTTTCGGATTCCGGCTTTTTTGCTGCTTTTCTTTCTGGCCGCTCTTGGGAGCGCCTGCGAGGCCTGGATCAACCCATTTTTCTTAAAAATGGTTCTTTAA
- a CDS encoding NUDIX hydrolase yields MEQKPVKRLDRELKYEGNILKIYEDTVDANGHLVHWDFIHHNGAAAVVPVTKSGKLLMVRQYRNALDRYTLEIPAGALDSPDEPKLDCAHRELEEETGYKTDKDKLEYLISVNTTVAFCDEAIDIFVARELEPSKQNLDEDEYIEVEEWEVADLEQKIYQGEITDGKTIAAILAYARKYGVK; encoded by the coding sequence ATGGAACAAAAGCCCGTGAAACGACTTGACAGAGAATTAAAATATGAGGGAAATATTTTAAAAATTTATGAGGACACAGTGGATGCCAACGGCCATCTGGTTCACTGGGATTTCATCCATCATAACGGAGCAGCGGCTGTGGTCCCTGTAACGAAAAGCGGGAAGCTTCTCATGGTGCGCCAGTACCGCAATGCCTTAGACCGCTATACCCTGGAGATCCCGGCCGGAGCCCTTGACAGCCCCGATGAACCAAAGCTTGACTGTGCCCACAGGGAGCTGGAGGAAGAGACCGGCTATAAGACAGATAAGGATAAGCTGGAGTATTTAATCAGCGTCAACACTACGGTAGCTTTCTGTGATGAAGCCATCGATATTTTTGTTGCAAGGGAATTAGAGCCTTCGAAGCAGAACCTGGATGAAGACGAATACATTGAGGTGGAGGAATGGGAGGTAGCTGATTTGGAGCAGAAGATTTACCAGGGAGAGATTACCGATGGGAAGACCATTGCGGCAATCCTTGCATATGCGAGAAAGTACGGCGTGAAGTAG
- the proC gene encoding pyrroline-5-carboxylate reductase, with amino-acid sequence MAKIGIIGIGNMGFAILKGLLKTYEKEEIIFTDVNKERCAQISSEMGVAHGESNAQCTDQSKYVVLAVKPQYFAPVLSDIREEVTEDHVIISIAPGITTAQLKEKLGEKIRVVRAMPNTPALLGEGMTGVCYDEKDFSQEEKETIGDIFRSLGRMRIVEERLMNAVVCASGSSPAYVYMFIEALADGAVKYGLPREAAYEMAAQTVLGSARMVLETGEHPGALKDKVCSPGGTTIEGVSALEEFGFRNAVIKAADACFKKCEKL; translated from the coding sequence ATGGCGAAAATAGGAATCATCGGAATCGGAAATATGGGTTTTGCAATCTTAAAGGGATTATTAAAGACATACGAAAAGGAAGAGATCATTTTTACCGATGTGAATAAAGAACGGTGTGCGCAGATCAGTTCAGAGATGGGAGTGGCCCATGGGGAAAGCAATGCCCAGTGTACGGACCAGTCGAAATATGTGGTACTGGCTGTAAAACCCCAGTATTTTGCCCCGGTGCTGTCTGATATCCGTGAGGAAGTGACAGAGGACCATGTGATCATTTCCATTGCTCCCGGCATTACAACAGCCCAGCTAAAAGAGAAGCTGGGAGAAAAGATACGGGTGGTCCGTGCCATGCCAAATACCCCTGCTCTTCTTGGGGAAGGAATGACAGGAGTCTGCTACGATGAGAAGGATTTTTCACAGGAGGAGAAGGAGACGATCGGTGATATCTTCCGTTCACTGGGAAGGATGCGGATTGTAGAAGAGCGGCTTATGAACGCGGTGGTCTGTGCCAGCGGAAGCTCTCCTGCTTATGTTTATATGTTTATCGAGGCACTGGCAGACGGCGCGGTAAAGTATGGCCTTCCAAGGGAGGCAGCCTATGAGATGGCTGCTCAGACAGTCCTTGGCAGTGCCAGGATGGTTCTGGAGACAGGGGAGCATCCGGGAGCCTTAAAAGATAAGGTGTGTTCGCCGGGAGGTACCACCATTGAGGGAGTATCGGCCCTGGAAGAATTCGGATTCCGCAATGCGGTTATAAAAGCTGCGGATGCCTGTTTTAAAAAGTGCGAGAAACTATAA
- a CDS encoding DeoR/GlpR family DNA-binding transcription regulator has protein sequence MMMAERQIKILNMIQEDGSVQVEELAKELDVSPMTIRRDLEKLQKEGLIERCHGGAVSKTEVAYADKSVKNHGQKVQIAEKCEEFIREGTTVYLDAGTTTYEIAKRIMDKENMTVITNDLEIALLMKNSKAELILCGGYVQKSTGSTLGYYTTQMIEDFRFDTGFFGAAAISGEFYVLTPTTDKAFLKRQLVKQCQQAFLAVDDSKFNRQGMNRINCLADYTGIITDHVFKEQEKAVLRKKGVRIISVNQENSKD, from the coding sequence ATGATGATGGCGGAAAGGCAGATTAAGATTCTGAACATGATACAGGAAGATGGCAGCGTCCAGGTTGAAGAGCTGGCAAAAGAGCTTGACGTCAGCCCCATGACCATCCGCAGGGATTTGGAAAAGCTCCAGAAGGAGGGGCTGATCGAACGCTGCCACGGAGGAGCAGTAAGCAAGACCGAGGTGGCCTATGCGGATAAAAGCGTGAAGAATCATGGACAAAAGGTGCAGATCGCAGAAAAATGCGAGGAATTCATCAGGGAAGGGACTACCGTATATCTGGACGCTGGAACCACCACCTATGAGATCGCAAAGCGGATCATGGATAAGGAAAATATGACGGTCATTACCAACGACTTAGAGATTGCCCTTCTCATGAAAAACAGCAAGGCAGAGCTGATCCTGTGCGGTGGTTATGTCCAGAAGTCCACAGGTAGTACCTTAGGCTATTACACCACCCAGATGATAGAGGATTTCCGGTTTGATACGGGATTTTTCGGGGCAGCCGCCATAAGCGGTGAGTTCTATGTTCTGACGCCTACCACAGATAAAGCATTTTTAAAACGTCAGCTTGTAAAGCAGTGCCAGCAGGCTTTTCTGGCAGTGGATGATTCCAAATTCAACCGGCAGGGAATGAACCGGATCAACTGCCTGGCTGATTATACGGGAATCATAACAGATCATGTATTTAAGGAGCAGGAAAAGGCAGTCCTTCGGAAGAAGGGGGTTCGAATCATTTCCGTCAATCAAGAGAATTCCAAAGATTGA
- a CDS encoding GntP family permease — translation MVGGLSGERMMIALLIGIVILIFLVLKTKIHAFLALIMASLIIGVAGGMPLVNITLENGKTFGIVNSITTGFGGTLGSIGIIIGFGVMMGQIFERTGAAKRMAQTFLKLFGKKREEEALALTGFLVSIPIFCDSGFVILAPIAKAISRVTKKSVISLGAALAAGLVITHSLVPPTPGPLGVCGIFGVDVGKFILYGLVIAIPMTVACTAYARWVGKKLYQIPDDKEGFIRLPYQEPDYSQDFSIGSETLPSTLESFAPLFLPIILILISTVSSALGKTSGFMMVFQFLGSPIVAVGIGLVLAIFTLGRSLTREEAIKEMEKGMASAGIIMLVTGGGGALGQIIKDSGLGTYMAEALAGTAVPIVILPFLIATAMRFIQGSGTVAMTTAASISAPIILAAGVNPILGAMACCVGSLFFSYFNDSYFWVVNRTLGVGEVKDQILTYSITSTIAWAVGFVEVLILSIFL, via the coding sequence ATGGTAGGAGGACTTAGCGGCGAGAGAATGATGATTGCTCTTTTAATCGGCATTGTGATTCTGATATTTTTGGTACTGAAAACAAAGATCCACGCATTTTTGGCTCTGATCATGGCATCGCTCATCATTGGTGTGGCAGGGGGCATGCCTCTTGTAAATATTACCTTGGAAAATGGGAAGACCTTTGGCATTGTTAATTCTATAACAACCGGATTTGGGGGAACACTAGGGAGTATAGGAATTATCATTGGCTTTGGGGTGATGATGGGGCAGATCTTTGAACGGACCGGGGCAGCCAAGCGGATGGCTCAGACGTTTTTAAAGCTTTTTGGAAAAAAGAGAGAAGAAGAAGCTCTGGCCCTTACGGGATTTCTGGTCTCCATTCCTATTTTCTGTGACTCCGGATTTGTGATCCTGGCACCCATTGCAAAGGCTATTTCAAGGGTGACGAAAAAATCGGTGATTTCCCTGGGGGCGGCTCTGGCAGCAGGGCTTGTGATCACCCATAGCCTTGTGCCGCCCACTCCCGGGCCTTTGGGCGTATGCGGTATCTTTGGTGTGGACGTAGGAAAGTTTATTCTTTATGGCCTTGTCATCGCCATTCCCATGACCGTGGCCTGTACGGCTTATGCAAGATGGGTCGGAAAAAAACTTTACCAGATTCCTGATGATAAAGAAGGCTTTATACGCCTCCCCTATCAGGAGCCGGATTATTCCCAGGATTTTTCCATTGGTTCTGAAACGCTTCCTTCCACCCTGGAATCCTTTGCGCCTCTGTTCCTTCCCATCATCCTGATCCTGATTAGCACGGTTTCCAGCGCTTTGGGAAAAACTTCCGGATTCATGATGGTATTCCAGTTTTTGGGAAGCCCTATCGTAGCGGTGGGAATCGGGCTTGTGCTGGCGATCTTTACCCTTGGAAGAAGCCTTACCAGAGAAGAGGCGATCAAGGAAATGGAAAAGGGGATGGCATCTGCGGGAATCATCATGCTGGTGACCGGAGGAGGCGGTGCATTAGGACAGATCATTAAGGACAGCGGACTTGGTACCTATATGGCGGAAGCACTGGCAGGTACGGCGGTTCCCATTGTCATCCTTCCGTTCCTTATTGCAACAGCCATGCGCTTTATTCAAGGTTCCGGCACGGTTGCCATGACAACAGCGGCCAGCATATCAGCCCCCATCATCCTTGCTGCGGGAGTGAATCCCATTTTGGGAGCCATGGCGTGCTGTGTGGGTTCCCTGTTCTTCAGTTACTTTAATGACAGCTATTTCTGGGTGGTAAACCGGACCCTGGGAGTTGGAGAAGTAAAGGACCAGATCCTCACCTATTCCATCACTTCCACTATAGCATGGGCCGTTGGATTTGTTGAAGTTTTAATATTGAGTATTTTCCTGTAA
- the pdxA gene encoding 4-hydroxythreonine-4-phosphate dehydrogenase PdxA, with protein MSKPLIIIPIGDPAGIGPEIVAKALAEPRVTEAAGCIAVGDKKIMEQAIRITGADLRIKTVKGPEEGNFEKGILNLIDLDNVDMDQFAFGEVSGMCGRAAYEYIEESIRLANEGRADAVATTPINKEALRAAGIPFIGHTEIFSALTETEDPLTMFETNGLRVFFLTRHVSLRNMLDMVTRERIKDYVKRCLEALKRLGVEEGTMAVAGLNPHCGEHGLFGDEEVKEIIPAVLELQEEGYPVAGPIGADSVFHQAAQGRFNSVLSLYHDQGHIATKTLDFDRTIAITNGMPILRTSVDHGTAFDIAGTGKAGAVSMVEAILLAAKYSPRFKKA; from the coding sequence ATGAGCAAACCACTAATCATAATACCCATAGGAGATCCGGCGGGCATTGGCCCGGAGATCGTGGCAAAGGCGCTTGCAGAGCCAAGGGTCACTGAGGCGGCCGGCTGCATAGCAGTAGGGGATAAAAAGATCATGGAGCAGGCCATCAGGATCACAGGGGCGGATTTAAGGATCAAGACGGTAAAGGGGCCGGAGGAGGGGAACTTTGAAAAAGGAATATTAAACCTCATTGACCTGGATAACGTGGACATGGACCAGTTTGCATTCGGAGAGGTCAGCGGAATGTGCGGCAGGGCAGCCTATGAATACATTGAGGAAAGCATCAGGCTGGCAAACGAAGGAAGGGCGGATGCGGTGGCAACCACTCCCATCAACAAGGAGGCCTTAAGGGCGGCAGGCATTCCATTTATCGGTCATACGGAGATATTCAGCGCCCTGACGGAGACGGAAGATCCGCTTACCATGTTTGAGACCAACGGGCTGAGGGTCTTCTTCCTAACCAGGCATGTATCCTTAAGAAACATGCTGGATATGGTGACCAGGGAGCGGATCAAGGATTATGTGAAGCGCTGTCTTGAGGCATTAAAGCGGCTTGGGGTAGAGGAGGGGACTATGGCGGTTGCAGGGCTGAATCCTCACTGCGGGGAACACGGTCTGTTCGGTGACGAAGAGGTGAAGGAGATCATCCCGGCCGTATTGGAATTACAGGAAGAAGGGTATCCGGTGGCAGGCCCGATCGGGGCAGATTCCGTGTTCCATCAGGCAGCTCAGGGGCGGTTTAACAGCGTGCTTTCCCTGTATCATGACCAGGGACATATCGCAACAAAAACCCTGGATTTTGACAGGACCATTGCCATTACCAACGGGATGCCCATCCTGCGGACCTCGGTAGATCATGGCACGGCCTTTGACATCGCAGGAACCGGAAAGGCAGGCGCTGTCAGCATGGTCGAAGCTATTTTGCTGGCAGCTAAGTATTCCCCCCGCTTTAAAAAGGCGTAA